In a genomic window of Amycolatopsis japonica:
- a CDS encoding phage tail protein gives MPDAEEAVAVCYVVKLDDKNLGNLGAFSSCDGLGCEFVMEQREEGGNNGMVWQLPTRIKYSNIKLSRPVTEASSQITKWFAGMAGGIERKTATIEARTLDGTVIASWSLEGVVPVRWSGPQLSPDSPKVATETLELAHHGFLSPAKKG, from the coding sequence ATGCCGGACGCGGAAGAAGCCGTCGCCGTTTGCTACGTCGTCAAGCTCGACGACAAGAACCTCGGCAACCTCGGCGCATTCAGCAGTTGCGACGGGCTGGGCTGCGAGTTCGTCATGGAGCAGCGGGAAGAGGGCGGCAACAACGGGATGGTCTGGCAGCTCCCGACGCGGATCAAGTACTCCAACATCAAGCTCTCCCGCCCGGTCACCGAAGCCAGCTCGCAGATCACGAAATGGTTCGCCGGTATGGCGGGCGGTATCGAGCGCAAGACCGCCACCATCGAAGCGCGCACCCTCGACGGCACCGTGATCGCCAGCTGGTCACTCGAAGGGGTCGTCCCTGTGCGCTGGAGCGGGCCGCAGCTTTCGCCCGACTCGCCCAAGGTCGCCACCGAGACGCTCGAACTGGCCCACCACGGCTTCCTCAGCCCGGCGAAGAAGGGCTAG